A DNA window from Ranitomeya imitator isolate aRanImi1 chromosome 2, aRanImi1.pri, whole genome shotgun sequence contains the following coding sequences:
- the LOC138665941 gene encoding uncharacterized protein, with protein sequence MDRSMESIYLTFQLELALAIAYAFACQEQRKRDKQRRRSRRRFWLHPIVEVRESRGVYHCLFGELNENQDKYFEYTRMSKDSFRYLLRLVEGAISRQDTQLRKSISPEERLLVTLRFLATGETLRSLHFQFRIGVSTLSGIIADTCRALWDNLREEFLPIPTRELWHANAQKFEKVCDFPNCIGAVDGKHIRITKPSRSGSLFYNYKKYFSTVLMAIAGADCRFLAVDIGAFGRANDSRTFKESDMGRRLYENNFNFPHPRPLPNTEGPALPFVVVGDEAFQMCGNLLKPYSSRGLDRTKSIFNYRLSRA encoded by the exons atggatcgttccatggagagtatctacctcacttttcagctggaattagcccttgctatagcttatgcttttgcctgtcaagaacagaggaaaagagacaaacaacggagaaggagtcgtcggcgtttttggctacaccctatagtggaagtccgagagagtcgtggagtgtaccattgtctttttggcgaattaaatgagaaccaggacaaatattttgagtacaccaggatgtcaaaagacagcttccgatatctgctgcgtctggtggaaggagccatttccaggcaggacacgcagctccgtaaatcgatttcccctgaggaacgtctgctggtgactctacg tttcctggctaccggagagacattgagatcactgcatttccagtttcggattggagtctcaacactgtcgggtattattgcagacacatgccgcgcattgtgggacaacctcagggaggaatttttacccatccctacaagagaattatggcatgccaacgcccaaaaatttgaaaaagtttgtgatttccctaactgtatcggagccgtggatggcaagcacattaggattaccaagccttcaagaagtggatctcttttttataattataaaaaatacttttccaccgtgctgatggcaattgcaggtgcggactgcaggtttctcgctgtggacattggagcgtttggtcgtgcaaatgattcacggacatttaaggagtctgacatgggccgaagattatacgagaacaattttaatttcccccatccacgacctcttcctaacaccgaaggcccggccctgccatttgttgtggttggggatgaggcttttcaaatgtgtggcaacctacttaaaccgtactctagtcgggggttggaccgcacaaaaagtatttttaattatagactgtccagggcctga
- the LOC138665940 gene encoding PHD finger protein rhinoceros-like, whose product MASGSDSSTPPLRSEASSSEEESQEEEREQEQRPEQEQRPRGQAVVAGRRVSQRALDEPLNIDPMVASIEERGPLWDSRDPRHADQGILRCMWKEVAQLLWDGFDSASPTVKASFLRKLRTRWRSMKDRFKRGLKKEGQARSGAAASRTSVYKYNRILQFLRPVLESRETHSSTREPVRPSGAVLCEAPSQASQPSHSESRSAPPQSGEPAAGPSDVPLAEASVAPSFGSSRQRQRASDRAPMPEFLHLSTVFQNGFKALCDKMSNIERRLENIETDLARPAKHFFNALHNGMVEHLTPELQISVMQGCNNLYVTALQQARVMQSATNAPTVPSLAAMTPTPAAEHHHRGPRDEGHRHRHRHHRTEPQRSEQDRPSRAHGHRREADPHTEGERRKKKKTKTTTTSTTTLAMAAPTTTTRTQPGSTRSTPSTQAGSTRSTPSTQPGSTRSTPSTQPGSTRSRSSQPRTLVVVPPPPPSPALEVSQQWMDVGIPSSIIEYAAASSPSSSSSSSSSSVSSTPTRSEGYQSPLVVDVGTP is encoded by the exons atggccagcggcagtgattccagcaccccaccgctgaggagtgag gcttcttcaagtgaggaggagagccaggaggaagagagggagcaggagcagagaccggagcaggagcagagaccacggggccaagctgtggttgcaggacggaga gtttcacaacgggccctggatgaacccctCAACATCGACcccatggtggcatccatagaggaacggggcccgttgtgggacagccgtgacccccggcacgcggaccagggcatattgcggtgtatgtggaaagaggtggcacaattgctgtgggatggcttcgacagcgcttcccccacggtcaaagctagttttc tTCGAAAACtgcggaccagatggcgctccatgaaggaccgtttcaagaggggcctgaaaaaggaaggACAGGCCCGTAGTGGTGCAgcggcttcaaggacctcggtttacaagtataaccgtatactgcaattcttgagaccggtccttgaaagcagaga aacacacagcagcacccgcgagcctgtccgaccctctggagcggtcctttgtgaagcgccatctcaagcctcgcagccatcccacagcgagagcaggtctgcaccaccacaatctggcgaaccggcagccggtccatcagatgttcccctggccgaggcctctgtcgctccttccttcgggtcttcccgacagcgtcagcgggcctcggacagggcgcccatgcccgaatttttacatttgagtaccgtctttcagaatggtttcaaggcgctgtgcgataaaatgtcaaaTATCgagcggcgtcttgaaaacatcgaaacggatctcgcgaggccggcgaaacatttttttaatgcccttcacaacgggatggttgaacatcttacgccggaactccagatttcggtcatgcagggctgcaacaatctttatgtcactgctctgcagcaggctcgggtcatgcagtcagcgacaaatgcgcccacagtaccatcgctggctgccatgactccgactcctgctgcagagcaccaccacagaggtccgcgtgacgagggccaccgccaccgccaccgccaccacagaacagagccccaaaggtcggagcaagaccggccttcaagggcacacgggcacagacgggaagccgacccacacacagagggagagaggaggaaaaaaaagaagaccaagACGACGACGActagcactacgaccttggctatggctgctcccacaactaccaccagaacacagcctgggtcgacccggagcacaccaagtacccaggctgggtctacacggagcacacccagtacccagcctgggtctacaaggagcacaccgtcaacacagcctgggtcgacccggagccggagtagccagccaaggacactggtcgtcgtccctcctcctcctccctcacctgcttTGGAAGTATCCCAACAGTGGatggatgtcggcatcccgtcaagTATCATTGAATatgctgctgcttcctccccctcgtcctcctcctcctcgtcctcctcctcggtctcttccacacccaccagaagtgagggatatcaatcccctttagttgTGGATGTAGGTACCCCGTAA